The following coding sequences lie in one Anoplolepis gracilipes chromosome 4, ASM4749672v1, whole genome shotgun sequence genomic window:
- the Denr gene encoding density-regulated protein homolog, with amino-acid sequence MSAEEQPDFRLGPDPNVTYPIQVQYCGNCSLPIEYCEYYPEYDKCKQWLERNLPTEFERMKLATEDGSTEAGGGEDEKKRQKRGGKGMLKTKKKEDIPRLITVSRAPRGKKKSVTVVTGLSTFDIDLKVAAKFFGSKFACGSSVTGDDEIVIQGDVKDDLFEVIPEKWPQIDEDSIDDLGDQKR; translated from the exons ATGTCAGCAGAAGAACAGCCGGATTTTCGATTAGGACCCGATCCTAATGTTACTTATCCTATTCAGGTTCAATATTGCGGAAATTGTTCGCTACCTATTGAG TATTGCGAATACTATCCTGAGTATGACAAGTGTAAGCAATGGCTGGAGAGGAATCTGCCTACTGAATTTGAAAGAATGAAATTAG CCACAGAGGATGGGTCTACAGAAGCTGGTGGAGGAGAGGACGAGAAGAAGCGGCAGAAGCGAGGTGGCAAGGGTATGTTGAAgactaaaaagaaagaagacatACCACGGTTAATAACCGTTTCTAGAGCACctagaggaaaaaagaaatctgtCACTGTTGTGACTGGTCTCAGCACTTTTG atATAGATTTAAAGGTAGCAGCAAAATTCTTTGGCAGTAAATTTGCTTGTGGATCCAGTGTGACTGGAGATGATGAAATTGTTATACAAGGAGATGTCAAGGATGATCTCTTTGAAGTCATACCAGAAAAATGGCCACAA attgatgaAGATTCTATAGATGACCTTGGAGATCAAAAGAGATAA
- the Crcp gene encoding DNA-directed RNA polymerase III subunit RPC9-like, translating to MKVIKGNWNTLLSNYEVLDILRNTKSYKKQKPNQLATITYQTIKYLENTPCKTQNPEKIREFLKAIEAFKLTKAEKLALLNICPTTPIEIQLLIEESEERLSEKDVETVLKICAKVREDNELKEEQT from the exons ATGAAAGT TATAAAAGGAAATTGGAATACTCTTTTGAGCAATTACGAAGTTCTggatattttacgaaatacaAAGTCGTATAAAAAGCAGAAACCAAATCAATTGGCAACCATTACTTATCAGACAATCAAATATTTGGAGAACACTCCATGTAAGACACAGAATCCAGAGAAAATCAGAGAGTTTTTGAAAGCAATAGAGGCTTTTAAATTGACTAAAGCTGAAAAGTTAGCTCTTCTCAATATCTGCCCTACCACACCGATTGAAATACAATTG TTAATAGAAGAAAGCGAAGAACGCTTATCAGAGAAGGATGTGGAAACTGTGTTGAAGATATGCGCGAAGGTACGAGAAGATAACGAACTTAAAGAAGAACAGACTTAA
- the Glu gene encoding structural maintenance of chromosomes protein 4 codes for MNTSGDGMDADERNTDCDTDEEGGLRIDDEIYIPPPLRTFCEVDTTGPRLMITKIVNVNFKSYAGTITIGPFHKSFSAIVGPNGSGKSNVIDSMLFVFGYRASKIRSKKISVLIHNSNNHSNLNSCTVSIHFQRIIDKELEGDYEVIPNSEFVISRTAFKDNSSYYELNKKKVQFKEIAKLLRFHGVDLDHNRFLILQGEVEQIAMMKPKGQNENDTGMLEFLEDIIGTSRYKEPLTKLADKVEMLTERRVEKLHRLRVVQKEKESLEEPMQEAVQYLKTENTLIRLQHQLYHCKRSQAIKELAEHVAKNDILDKEQTALMDEMKIVHEQKEEKTKVIKEKSKKWDTLQRQKDEATTRFDELRKKDESLHAELVETNKRRKANIASTKTEKSKLEELLNVPEKNTKDIKECEKLIETYVINKEKEETALTTLMAGLQKQTEPLLNERSDLEKKLISLRKNVDQAKAAYDIAQSELELYTSVEKTEKEKLENLQESVERTESTLKERQKQLALFEQKIPPTENSLKQAQDELKETKTREIEKTAQLKKMRIAFEEQRSAMQASTSRNRIRDALMREKREGRMPGIFGRLGDLGAIDAKYDVAISTACGPLDNIVVDTLNTAQECIKYLRQHNIGRATFIPLEKQQRFLSKCHSKIKTPENVHRLFDLIKVEDERVLPAFYYALHDTLVAQDLDQATRIAYGATRYRVVTLKGELIELSGTMSGGGRSVLRGRMGQKVVRSEPSNADIEKLQTQLDAVFEECNNLRAKQQPLEQQIHVLMTALKDMKIDRQKFSIEVQTLREQEPSLQAQLKAQERKAANSISNPKEVARLRQVLDAAKLHLDEVKESSASVEREVECINSKIDDISGNRVRDQQKKIAQLTKSIDKAKAEICRLQVAIKTAERNVKKTEKYIETLESDIHACEERLRNIQKEKSELEERAKIIMDELKEFNEALTERDDAISSLRDELNKLQAREDKMKAVKIDLDQKLHESRKLLKELQQVIPEYNRKIADLKLRVIPRETLEPLKDLTDEEIDQLDIKMVTQNLQKTKKRLPEQIPNMQIIADYQEKDALYIRRASDLEEMTLTRNKMRDLYETARRRRIQEFQDGFSLITTKLKEMYQMITLGGDAELELVDSLDPFSEGIAFSVRPPKKSWKSISNLSGGEKTLSSLALVFALHHYKPTPLYFMDEIDAALDFKNVSIVGNYIKERTKNAQFIVISLRSNMFELADYLVGIYKTHNCSKSVTLNLGRYYENNGILPPTQLTSKTYASQATQRTQVLLSQRVQVNSHKENTAPATNNNNAKETQSNEEVLSMKDNDTKEVVQNREKTPRAKNNKAKKISLNVEEMSATKNNNAKQTSQKEQPEVDQLGLSDLEVCPTPQKTSARRSSRLVRKSTEIQDSVNKEPVNKKRKLTK; via the exons ATGAATACCTCCGGCGATGGCATGGATGCCGACGAACGGAACACTGATTGCGACACAGATGAGGAGGGTGGTTTGAGAATTGACGATGAGATATACATCCCACCGCCACTGAGAACCTTCTGCGAGGTTGATACGACTGGTCCAAGACTCATGATTACTAAGATCGTCAATGTGAATTTCAAAAGTTATGCTGGCACAATTACCATTGGTCCTTTTCACAAA AGCTTCTCAGCAATAGTTGGTCCCAATGGTAGCGGTAAGAGCAATGTAATAGATTCTATGCTGTTTGTATTTGGTTATCGTGCCAGTAAGATCAGATCAAAAAAGATCTCTGTTTTAATACACAATTCCAACAATCATTCAAATCTGAATAGCTGTACTGTTTCTATACACTTTCAAAGAATTATTGACAAa gAACTTGAAGGAGACTATGAAGTCATCCCAAACAGTGAGTTTGTTATATCTAGGACTGCGTTTAAAGATAATTCTTCATATTACGAGCTTAATAAGAAGAAAGTACAGTTTAAAGAAATTGCCAAACTTCTTCGGTTTCATGGAGTTGACTTGGATCACAAtcggtttttaatattacaa gGTGAAGTAGAACAGATTGCAATGATGAAACCTAAGGGACAAAATGAAAACGATACTGGAATGCTAGAATTTCTAGAAGACATTATTGGTACATCTCGCTATAAGGAACCTCTGACAAAATTAGCAGATAAGGTTGAAATGTTAACGGAGCGTCGAGTAGAGAAGTTACATCGTCTCAGAGTTGTgcagaaagaaaaggagagtcTGGAAGAGCCTATGCAAGAAGCAGTGCAATATCTGAAGACAGAGAACACTTTAATCAGATTACAGCATCAACTTTACCACTGTAAAAG atctCAAGCAATAAAGGAACTTGCCGAACATGTCGCGAAAAACGATATTCTAGACAAGGAACAGACCGCGCTGATGGATGAGATGAAGATTGTTCATGAgcagaaagaggaaaagaccAAGGTTATTAAGGAGAAGAGTAAGAAATGGGATACTTTACAGCGACAGAAGGATGAGGCTACAACGAGATTTGATGAACTGCGTAAGAAGGATGAATCGTTACACGCCGAACTGGTCGAAACGAATAAGCGGCGGAAAGCCAACATAGCTTCCACTAAGacg GAAAAAAGCAAGCTGGAAGAATTACTGAATGTACCAGAGAAGAATACAAAAGACATCAAAGAGTGCGAGAAATTGATCGAAACATACGTgatcaataaagaaaaagaagagaccGCTTTAACAACTTTGATGGCGGGTTTGCAAAAACAGACGGAGCCATTGCTGAATGAGCGGTCCGATTTGGAAAAGAAGCTGATATCTCTTAGGAAAAATGTGGATCAGGCAAAAGCAGCATACGATATTGCGCAGTCCGAACTAGAGCTTTATACGTCAGTGGAGAAGACTGAGAAAGAAAAGCTAGAAAATCTCCAAGAATCCGTAGAGAGGACAGAGAGCACTCTTAAAGAACGGCAGAAACAGTTAGCGTTATTCGAACAGAAAATTCCGCCAACTGAAAACAGCTTGAAACAGGCACAGGATGAGTTGAAGGAGACAAAAACACGCGAAATCGAGAAAACTGCTCAATTAAAAAAGATGCGAATTGCTTTCGAAGAACAACGCTCTGCCATGCAAGCTAGCACATCACGGAACCGTATTCGGGATGCATTGATGAGAGAGAAGCGAGAAGGACGGATGCCTGGAATATTCGGAAGAttg GGCGATTTGGGTGCCATTGACGCGAAATACGACGTTGCCATATCAACAGCATGTGGTCCACTGGATAACATTGTCGTGGATACGTTGAATACGGCGCAAGAATGCATTAAATACTTGCGGCAACATAATATAGGACGCGCAACGTTTATACCATTGGAGAAACAACAGCGATTCTTATCCAAGTGTCATAGCAAGATCAAAACGCCGGAAAATGTGCATCGACTGTTTGATCTAATAAAAGTAGAAGATGAACGGGTGTTGCCGGCATTCTACTACGCTTTACATGACACTCTAGTGGCGCAGGACTTGGATCAAGCGACGCGCATTGCTTATGGCGCGACACGTTATCGCGTGGTGACGTTGAAGGGTGAGTTAATTGAATTGTCGGGTACGATGAGTGGCGGTGGACGCTCAGTACTGCGAGGTCGAATGGGTCAAAAGGTAGTGAGGAGCGAACCGTCGAACGCAGATATCGAAAAACTGCAAACACAGTTAGATGCTGTGTTTGAAGAGTGCAATAATCTGAGAGCAAAACAGCAGCCATTGGAGCAACAGATCCACGTGTTGATGACTGCTTTGAAAGATATGAAAATCGACAGACAAAAATTCAGTATCGAGGTACAGACATTGAGGGAACAGGAACCGTCATTGCAAGCACAACTTAAAGCGCAGGAAAGGAAAGCCGCCAACTCGATATCGAATCCAAAGGAGGTTGCACGATTACGGCAGGTGTTAGATGCGGCAAAATTGCATCTGGACGAGGTCAAGGAGAGTTCTGCTTCGGTAGAAAGAGAGGTAGAATGTATCAATAGCAAAATAGATGATATTTCTGGTAATCGGGTGCGGGATCAGCAGAAGAAAATCGCACAGCTGACGAAATCGATAGACAAAGCCAAGGCGGAGATATGCCGTCTACAAGTAGCCATCAAGACTGCTGAGAGAAATGTAAAGAAGACAGAGAAGTATATTGAAACGCTAGAAAGCGACATACACGCTTGTGAGGAGAgattaagaaatattcaaaagGAGAAATCTGAGCTCGAAGAACGTGCCAAGATAATTATGGATGAGTTGAAAGAGTTCAATGAGGCATTGACGGAACGAGATGACGCTATATCGTCCTTAAGAGACGAATTGAATAAGCTGCAAGCGCGCGAGGACAAGATGAAAGCGGTAAAGATTGACCTGGATCAAAAACTACATGAGAGCAGAAAGTTGCTGAAGGAACTTCAACAAGTAATCCCCGAATACAATCGGAAGATAGCGGATCTAAAGTTACGAGTGATTCCTCGCGAGACTTTGGAACCGCTTAAAGACTTGACAGACGAAGAGATTGACCAATTAGACATAAAAATGGTGACGCAGAATCTACAGAAGACTAAGAAGAGGCTACCTGAGCAGATACCTAATATGCAGATCATTGCGGATTATCAGGAAAAAGACGCGTTATACATACGCCGTGCTTCCGACTTGGAGGAAATGACGTTAACGCGCAACAAGATGCGTGACCTCTATGAAACCGCTCGGCGACGTAGAATTCAAGAATTCCAAGATGGTTTTAGCCTAATTACCACCAAGTTAAAGGAGATGTACCAGATGATCACGTTGGGTGGTGATGCGGAGTTGGAGCTAGTGGACTCCTTGGATCCATTTAGCGAGGGTATCGCATTCAGCGTACGTCCGCCGAAGAAATCGTGGAAGAGCATCAGCAATCTTAGTGGCGGCGAAAAAACTCTGAGTTCATTGGCGCTCGTATTCGCCCTTCATCACTACAAACCTACGCCATTGTACTTTATGGATGAGATTGACGCGGCGCTCGACTTCAAAAATGTCTCGATCGTCGGTAACTACATCAAAGAACGCACGAAGAACGCGCAGTTTATTGTTATCTCACTACGTTCGAACATGTTTGAATTGGCCGACTATCTGGTGGGTATCTACAAGACGCATAATTGTTCCAAGAGCGTGACTCTCAATCTGGGCCGTTACTACGAGAACAACGGCATCTTGCCACCCACGCAACTTACTTCCAAGACCTACGCGTCACAGGCTACGCAAAGAACGCAAGTACTCTTGTCGCAACGAGTTCAAGTTAATTCGCACAAGGAGAATACTGCGCCTgcgacaaataataataatgcaaaagaaACACAGTCAAATGAGGAGGTGTTGTCCATGAAGGACAATGACACGAAAGAAGTAGTACAAAACAGAGAAAAGACGCCACGTGCGAAGAACAATAAAGCAAAGAAAATTTCGCTGAATGTGGAAGAGATGTCAGCCACAAAAAACAATAACGCAAAGCAGACATCACAAAAAGAACAGCCGGAAGTCGATCAATTGGG CCTTTCAGATTTGGAAGTGTGTCCAACACCACAGAAAACATCTGCTCGACGTTCCAGCAGGCTTGTCAGAAAGAGCACGGAAATACAAGACAGTGTTAACAAAGAACCGGttaataaaaaacgaaaattaacGAAATGA
- the LOC140664461 gene encoding putative inorganic phosphate cotransporter isoform X1: protein MGIFGIRHVQILLLFLGMTIGYSLRVAMSVAIVAMADAKTANPDIEDYGWDQVQKNLVLSSFFWGYVITQVPSGYIAGIWSGQKLLSIGMLLCGILNIVTPIVTSRWDLPAVLVCRIGMGLTQACLLPCVQTLLSKWAPPSERARLGTFAYAGAQFGTVITMPISGFLAMSSLGWPSIFYIFGTLAILWSMVFLYFGADSPAEHRNISQKERMFIEKSLRTTENENESNQKLRIPWKEMFTSLPMWALMIVHCGQNWGYWTLLTEMPSYMTGVMKNIEKSGVFSALPYLAMWILSFPISWLADYSLKKGASRGSVRKTCNTVAHWGPAIALACMSIVPTDDYTWAVVILTLAVGLNAGSLCGYQINHIDLSPNFAGTMMSITNCFATITAIIAPLICGLIVTDETNVYQWNIVFYVSAAIFFLGNLIFMIWGKGEVQWWNDPEEVEARRQKRDGDVRNKRT, encoded by the exons ATGg GTATCTTCGGGATCAGACACGTACAGATATTGTTATTGTTCCTGGGTATGACCATCGGTTACAGTCTCAGGGTCGCGATGTCGGTAGCCATAGTGGCGATGGCAGACGCGAAAACAGCAAATCCAGATATCGAG GATTACGGTTGGGACCAGGTGCAGAAGAATTTAGTGCTCAGCTCGTTCTTCTGGGGCTACGTGATAACACAAGTGCCGAGCGGCTACATCGCCGGCATCTGGAGCGGTCAAAAGCTCCTCAGCATCGGGATGCTACTGTGCGGCATTCTTAACATCGTGACACCGATTGTCACCAGCCGATGGGATTTGCCGGCTGTTCTGGTTTGCAGGATAGGCATGGGTCTTACGCAAGCTTGCTTGTTACCTTGCGTTCAGACCCTTCTTTCCAAATGGGCGCCGCCTTCTGAAAGGGCACGATTAG GAACTTTTGCTTATGCGGGCGCTCAATTCGGTACGGTGATCACTATGCCAATTTCCGGATTTCTCGCTATGTCAAGCTTAGGTTGGCCCAGCATCTTCTACATATTTGGTACATTAGCGATACTCTGGAGTATGGTTTTCCTCTATTTCGGAGCGGACTCACCAGCGGAACATCGTAACATTTCTCAGAAAGAAAGGATGTTTATAGAGAAAAGTTTGAGAACCAcggaaaatgaaaatgaatcCAATcag AAACTGCGTATACCATGGAAAGAGATGTTTACTTCGCTACCCATGTGGGCCCTTATGATAGTTCATTGCGGTCAAAATTGGGGTTATTGGACTCTACTGACAGAAATGCCTAGTTACATGACAGGCGTAAtgaaaaacatagaaaag agCGGTGTATTTTCCGCGCTGCCATACTTGGCCATGTGGATCCTCAGCTTTCCTATCAGCTGGTTGGCAGATTACTCGCTAAAGAAGGGTGCGTCCAGGGGCTCGGTTAGAAAAACTTGCAATACAGTGGCCCACTGGGGCCCGGCCATCGCCCTGGCGTGTATGAGCATCGTACCCACCGACGATTATACCTGGGCCGTCGTCATCCTTACCTTGGCGGTGGGCTTAAATGCCGGATCCCTGTGCGGCTACCAAATCAATCATATTGATCTCAGTCCGAACTTTGCCGGCACGATGATGTCCATCACCAATTGCTTCGCCACCATTACAGCCATTATCGCGCCACTGATTTGCGGTCTGATCGTCACCGACGAG ACCAACGTGTATCAATGGAATATCGTGTTCTATGTCTCGGCGGCTATCTTCTTTTTGGGTAATCTGATATTTATGATATGGGGTAAAGGGGAAGTACAATGGTGGAACGATCCAGAAGAAGTTGAAGCTCGACGGCAAAAACGAGACGGAGACGTAAGAAATAAGAGAACttga
- the LOC140664461 gene encoding putative inorganic phosphate cotransporter isoform X2, producing MTIGYSLRVAMSVAIVAMADAKTANPDIEDYGWDQVQKNLVLSSFFWGYVITQVPSGYIAGIWSGQKLLSIGMLLCGILNIVTPIVTSRWDLPAVLVCRIGMGLTQACLLPCVQTLLSKWAPPSERARLGTFAYAGAQFGTVITMPISGFLAMSSLGWPSIFYIFGTLAILWSMVFLYFGADSPAEHRNISQKERMFIEKSLRTTENENESNQKLRIPWKEMFTSLPMWALMIVHCGQNWGYWTLLTEMPSYMTGVMKNIEKSGVFSALPYLAMWILSFPISWLADYSLKKGASRGSVRKTCNTVAHWGPAIALACMSIVPTDDYTWAVVILTLAVGLNAGSLCGYQINHIDLSPNFAGTMMSITNCFATITAIIAPLICGLIVTDETNVYQWNIVFYVSAAIFFLGNLIFMIWGKGEVQWWNDPEEVEARRQKRDGDVRNKRT from the exons ATGACCATCGGTTACAGTCTCAGGGTCGCGATGTCGGTAGCCATAGTGGCGATGGCAGACGCGAAAACAGCAAATCCAGATATCGAG GATTACGGTTGGGACCAGGTGCAGAAGAATTTAGTGCTCAGCTCGTTCTTCTGGGGCTACGTGATAACACAAGTGCCGAGCGGCTACATCGCCGGCATCTGGAGCGGTCAAAAGCTCCTCAGCATCGGGATGCTACTGTGCGGCATTCTTAACATCGTGACACCGATTGTCACCAGCCGATGGGATTTGCCGGCTGTTCTGGTTTGCAGGATAGGCATGGGTCTTACGCAAGCTTGCTTGTTACCTTGCGTTCAGACCCTTCTTTCCAAATGGGCGCCGCCTTCTGAAAGGGCACGATTAG GAACTTTTGCTTATGCGGGCGCTCAATTCGGTACGGTGATCACTATGCCAATTTCCGGATTTCTCGCTATGTCAAGCTTAGGTTGGCCCAGCATCTTCTACATATTTGGTACATTAGCGATACTCTGGAGTATGGTTTTCCTCTATTTCGGAGCGGACTCACCAGCGGAACATCGTAACATTTCTCAGAAAGAAAGGATGTTTATAGAGAAAAGTTTGAGAACCAcggaaaatgaaaatgaatcCAATcag AAACTGCGTATACCATGGAAAGAGATGTTTACTTCGCTACCCATGTGGGCCCTTATGATAGTTCATTGCGGTCAAAATTGGGGTTATTGGACTCTACTGACAGAAATGCCTAGTTACATGACAGGCGTAAtgaaaaacatagaaaag agCGGTGTATTTTCCGCGCTGCCATACTTGGCCATGTGGATCCTCAGCTTTCCTATCAGCTGGTTGGCAGATTACTCGCTAAAGAAGGGTGCGTCCAGGGGCTCGGTTAGAAAAACTTGCAATACAGTGGCCCACTGGGGCCCGGCCATCGCCCTGGCGTGTATGAGCATCGTACCCACCGACGATTATACCTGGGCCGTCGTCATCCTTACCTTGGCGGTGGGCTTAAATGCCGGATCCCTGTGCGGCTACCAAATCAATCATATTGATCTCAGTCCGAACTTTGCCGGCACGATGATGTCCATCACCAATTGCTTCGCCACCATTACAGCCATTATCGCGCCACTGATTTGCGGTCTGATCGTCACCGACGAG ACCAACGTGTATCAATGGAATATCGTGTTCTATGTCTCGGCGGCTATCTTCTTTTTGGGTAATCTGATATTTATGATATGGGGTAAAGGGGAAGTACAATGGTGGAACGATCCAGAAGAAGTTGAAGCTCGACGGCAAAAACGAGACGGAGACGTAAGAAATAAGAGAACttga
- the LOC140664460 gene encoding putative inorganic phosphate cotransporter → MDRSRFCNLFPCLLLDEKFIAMASSTRKKRVSIVSLSENMKISPNKPKARYGCRHTQVVLMCLGFFCCYAVRVTTSVSLEAMTNANSANPDFEEFHWGEPIKHMILSSFFWGYTCTQIPASILAQRWSAQTLFAATLIISGLLTLASPLAAHYGGWEAVIAARVICGLAQGAALPCLHTLLSKWAPPEERGRLATFVYSGGWIGNVVCLLSTGFLAASPIGWPSCFYVWGSFSILCGIGFCIFGKDSPSEHPSIPFDEKEYIETSLGITEIDEKPSSPWISIFKSLPVWALLATQCAQSWGFWMLLTEIPSYMASIMRFDIKQNGLMTALPYLTAWIVSFPISYVSDLCIRKNIVSTQRSRKICNTIGQWTPAIALIGLGYMRQDQPELAVSILVIAVSSNIAAFCGHNVNHMDLSPNFAGTLMGFTNTIASACGILAPLIAGVIIKDSTNILQWRSVFFLSAGIYTLGNLIFILFGTSKVQKWNDEIKNRRNSNVRKISMAPVTVATIEEEKNIEKTP, encoded by the exons ATGGATCGTAGTCGTTTCTGTAATTTGTTCCCGTGTCTGCTTCTCGACGAGAAATTCATCGCAATGGCATCGTCTACGCGAAAGAAAAGAGTGTCTATCGTTTCCCTCTCGGAGAATATGAAGATATCACCGAATAAACCTAAAG CACGATACGGATGTAGACACACACAGGTGGTGCTCATGTGTTTGGGCTTCTTTTGTTGCTACGCCGTCCGGGTGACGACCTCTGTGTCTCTGGAGGCGATGACCAACGCGAATAGTGCTAATCCCGATTTCGAG GAGTTTCACTGGGGCGAGCCGATCAAGCACATGATCCTTAGTTCCTTCTTCTGGGGCTATACCTGCACGCAAATACCCGCCAGCATCCTCGCTCAACGATGGAGCGCACAGACACTATTCGCGGCGACCCTTATCATCTCCGGCCTGCTGACCCTTGCCAGCCCGTTAGCCGCTCATTACGGTGGGTGGGAGGCGGTGATCGCTGCCAGGGTGATCTGCGGTCTCGCTCAGGGCGCCGCTCTACCGTGTCTTCACACCCTATTGTCCAAGTGGGCGCCTCCCGAAGAGCGCGGTAGACTCg cAACATTCGTTTATTCCGGCGGCTGGATCGGAAACGTAGTATGTTTGCTGAGTACCGGCTTTCTAGCGGCATCACCAATTGGCTGGCCCAGCTGTTTTTACGTTTGGGGAAGCTTCAGTATCTTATGTGGCATCGGTTTCTGCATATTTGGAAAGGATTCACCCTCTGAACATCCCAGCATACCTTTTGACGAAAAGGAGTATATCGAGACGAGCTTGGGAATAACAGAGATCGATGAG aaACCTTCCTCTCCGTGGATATCTATATTCAAAAGTCTACCGGTTTGGGCGTTATTGGCGACGCAATGCGCGCAATCCTGGGGATTCTGGATGCTACTGACAGAAATCCCATCCTATATGGCTTCGATTATGCGTTTCGACATCAAGCAA AACGGTTTGATGACTGCGTTACCTTACTTGACGGCGTGGATCGTCAGCTTTCCAATCAGCTACGTGTCCGATCTCTGCATCCGAAAAAACATCGTATCGACGCAAAGGTCACGAAAGATCTGCAACACGATCGGTCAGTGGACGCCAGCGATCGCGTTGATCGGACTGGGTTACATGAGACAGGATCAACCGGAATTAGCCGTGAGCATCCTCGTCATCGCCGTGTCCAGCAATATCGCCGCTTTCTGCGGCCACAATGTCAATCATATGGATCTCAGCCCGAATTTTGCCGGCACGCTTATGGGATTTACGAATACCATCGCGTCCGCTTGTGGCATCCTCGCGCCGCTGATCGCAGGCGTGATTATCAAAGATTCG actaatattttacaatggCGAAGCGTGTTCTTCTTATCGGCTGGAATATATACATTGGGCAATCTAATCTTCATCCTATTCGGCACCAGTAAGGTGCAAAAGTGGAATGACGAAATTAAAAACAGGCGAAATAGCAACGTGCGTAAAATATCGATGGCACCGGTGACTGTTGCAACGatagaagaggaaaaaaatattgaaaagacTCCATGA
- the LOC140664462 gene encoding phosphatidylinositol-glycan biosynthesis class X protein: MTVRVSELNFSQIVTTLILWTRCVQICKGIEAEIKLDVEGSGFHRTLIYHAYFKDLINNNCQAAIYIELPSALYVNVDEIAELRRKGTSTICSIGETDVELFAEKAGRQNVTTCAPVSSSLSTLMIPLHQRYRYARETGGYVDVIVPEPKLLLGCRERVRDHRVSKLDLCEPCVNLAIKWREIPYRMSNDRTYVWPIPVGNSSISTFVTYGTLLATIIGAIFIANAIRTNISKNHSKQD; encoded by the exons ATGACAGTACGCGTTtctgaattaaatttctcgcAAATTGTCACGACATTGATTCTATGGACGCGATGTGTGCAGATTTGCAAGGGAATCGAGGCCGAAATCAAACTCGATGTAGAAGGAAGCGGATTTCATAG gaCATTAATTTATCACGCATATTTCAAGgatcttattaataacaacTGTCAAGCtgctatttatatagaattaccGTCAGCATTGTACGTCAATGTCGACGAAATAGCAGAACTGAGAAGAAAGGGCACA AGTACAATCTGTTCCATAGGTGAGACTGACGTCGAACTATTCGCCGAGAAGGCTGGTCGGCAAAACGTGACAACTTGTGCACCTGTAAGTTCGTCATTGTCTACTTTAATGATTCCACTTCATCAACGTTATCGATACGCTCGTGAGACCGGTGGCTACGTTGACGTAATCGTGCCTGAGCCGAAACTGCTCCTGGGATGCCGGGAAAGGGTCAGAGATCATAGAGTATCGAAGCTGGATCTATGCGAACCATGCGTCAATTTGGCAATCAAATGGCGCGAAATTCCGTATCGTATGTCAAATGATCGTACATATGTGTGGCCGATACCGGTCGGAAACTCGTCTATTTCAACGTTCGTCACTTATGGCACGTTATTGGCAACGATTATCGGCGCGATATTCATCGCTAATGCTATTCGGACCAATATATCGAAGAATCATTCAAAACAAGACTGA